DNA sequence from the Gaiellales bacterium genome:
GGTGCGCCAGGCGCACCGGGCCGGGCTGGCTGGTCTGGAAGGCGACCGCCGAGAAGGTGTTCGCCGAGCGCGGGTAGGCCTCGATGACGAGCTCGGTCTCGGCCCGCAGCACGGCCAGCGGGTGCCGCCGCCGCGAGTAGGCGAGATACGACGGATGGCCGGCCCAGCGGCTCTGGAGCGCCCAGCGCTGTCCGGCCAGGTACCGCCGCGCGCTCCGGGGGTCGGCTCCCATCGCGACCAACCTAGACGATTGATCGGTAAGTCCGCGCGCCTGGACGTCAGACTGCAGCCGGGGGTTCGGGCGCCGGTGGGGCTGCGGCTGCGAACCGTCGCATCGCGTCTCAGCGTGTGCGTGATCGCAGCCGCCTCGGACCGCGGTCAACGGCAGATGCCCTTGACAGCTTCTCGGTCGCGCCCGTACAGCCAGGTATGACCGCTCCCCGCGTCCTTGCGCTGCTCGGTTGGCAGCCCAGCGGTGACCTGCGTGATCGCAGGTCACCGCTGACCGGTGCAAGCCCGTGGGCTTGCACCTTGGACATCACGGGACCTACCGATCAATCGTCTGGCAGCCGGCCCGCCACGTCCTTCCAGGCGTCGCGGCTCTCATGAAGGGACGCTACCGTGTCCGGGTGGCACGGAGGCTGGCATTGGCGGCGGGCGTGCTCGCGGTGGCGCTCGCCGGCGTGATCGCGACCGCCCCGACCGCGAGCGCGGCGCCGCGGCTGCACGGTGCGCTGCTCTACGTGGCGAACGACAACGGCTCGATCACTGCCTACCAGATCGGCACGTGGCGGCGCGTGGCCCGGTGGACGGGACTGCCGATCCGAAACGGCGTCCGCGGCGTCGCCTACCGCAAGGGCTTCCTCTACATCACCCACGGCGCGGACGGTGCCGGCGGCAGGGGCGGCGGCCTTCTGAAGTGGAACGTGCGTACCGCCCGCACCGTCTACAACCACAACTACCGCTTCGGCGTCGACCAGCCGGCCGTGTGCCGGAGCGGCGGGATCGTGCGCGTGTACGTGCCGAGCGGCGAGCTCTCGCCGTCGAACACGTGGGAGGTGATCCGCGCGCGCACGGGCCGCGTCATCGGCGCCATCGCGGGCGGAAAGGGGCCGCACAACACGATCTGCCGGCGCGGCCAGGTGCTGATGGGCGGGCGCCGGGCGAACTACCTCATCCAGAGACACGGCCCGCGGGTCGGCCCGACGCCGTCGGCCTCGCCGGGCGTGCGGCCGTTCGTCGTCAACCACGGCTTCACCCGTGCCTACATCACGTGGACCGACTTCCGCGGCTTCTCGGTGGGCAACCTGCGCACCGGGCGGATCATCGCCACCCGGTCGTTCGGGGCGGTGCCGGCGGGGTTCCGGCCCTCGGCGCCGTCGCACGGGATCACGCTCAGCCCGGGCGGCCGGCGGGTGTACGTGCTCGACACGCCGAACCGCCAGGTGCGGGTGTACACGGCCGGGCGGGCGCCCCGCCACCTGGCCACGATCCGGATCCGCCACGGGCTCCAGGGCAACGAGTCGCCGTGCGCCTACGACTGCATGCGCGACGGCTGGCTGCTCACGAGCCTCCAGGGCAGCTACGTCTTCGTGGGCGACTCGGGCGACGTCATCCGCACCCGCACCCGGCGCGTGGTCGGCTTCCTGCCGGCGCTCGAGAACAGCCGCCACGGCTTCCTCGAGATCGTCTGGCGCGGCGGCGTGCCGGTGGCGTCGACCGGCCACTTCGGGAACGGCCGTTGAGCGGCTCAGCGGCCCGCGTACCCGTAGCGGGCGAGCAGCGGGAAGGTCAGGATCGTCACCAGGCGGCGGTCGCCGGCCGGCATGGCCGCCCGCCAGGCTTCGTCCACGCGCAGCTTGAGCGGCCCCGATTGCATCCGCACAGGATTGCCTGCGACGGTGTGCTGCACCCCGAGCGTGAACTCCCGGGCGTCGCCGCCGGCCTCGAGCGCCGCCCGCGCGGCCGCCGGCAGGCCCTCGCCGAGGGTGCGCTCGAGCTCGCGCGCGGGCGCCTGCACGAGCCGCTCGTAGCGCACCACGCGCGGCCGCAGACCGCGTCCGCGGACGGCGTCGACTGCCAGGTTGTTGGTCATCCAGGTGAGCGACGACCACGCCGGCCCGAACGTCGGCATGTACTCGGGGGAGGCCGTGTCCTCCATCGCCCGCGACCGCGTCCACGAGTAGGCGACCGCGCGGCTGTCGCGCACGAGGTGCAGAACGTCGACGTCGAGACCGGCTGCCCGCAGCGTGAGCGCGTAGACCGGGCTCTTGGACGAGTCGACGATGGCTGCGTCCTGCGACACGGCGGCGACCGCCCGGTAGACGCGGGCCTGGAGCTCGGCGTAGGCCTCGTGCTCCGCCCGGAACCGGGCCGACCCGGCGCCCGCGGCGACGAGCGGGAAGTGGCGCTGGCGGCCGACCCGCCAGACCCGCGCGGCCTGGCGCTCGGCGTCGACGGCGTCCCATCCGCCGAACGCATCACGTCCCACCGCCGACCAGAAGGGGCACCCGTGGAATGGCTCGCCGCACCCGCACAGGCGGTTCGCGAGCACGCCCCGTTCCCAGATGTGGCGCAGCTCGCCCACGGCGGTGCAGCCGGGCAGCCCGCCGAGCAACATGGCGAGGAGCGTGCTGCCGCTGCGGCCGGCGCCGGCGATGTACAGGATGCGGGGCCGGGGGGCGTCCACTGCTCGCCGGAGTATGGCAGCGGCTACGCTCCCGGCCGGAGTTCGACCCGAACGAGGCCGTGACGTTGGAGCACACGAAAGCAGGTGCCGCGGCAACGGGCACGACCGCGACGGAGCGGTATCTCGAGCAGATCGGGGTGCCGCGGATGCCCGCGCTGACGAGCCCGTTCGACCCGGGATACGACCCGGCGACGCTCGAATCGCACCTTGAGCAGAGCGGCCACCTGATCTCGATCCTGAAGATCTCGATGGCCTGCTGGATCGTGGCCCGCGAGTCTGCCACCCGGGCCAAGCTCGCCGCCGCCCGCGCCCACGGGGTGCGCACCGCCACCGGCGGGGGGCCCTTCGAGGTCGCCGTCGCCCAGGGGCGGCTGGCGGAGTACCTCGACCTGTGCGCCGGCATGGGCTTCGACCGCATCGAGTGCGGCACCGGGTTCACGGAGATGGGCCTGACGCCGGCGGGCGTCGTCGGCATGGCCGCCGAGCGCGGGCTCGAGGTGCAGTACGAGGTCGGCCCCAAGCACGGCGGCGGCCTGCGCGTGGATGCCGTCGATCCGTTGATCGCCGAGGCCCGCACCTGGCTCGAGGCCGGCGCCCGCGAGATCGTGGTGGAGGCGCGTGAGAGCGCCGTCGCCGTGGGCGTGTTCGACGCCGACGGCCGCCTCGGCAGCGACATCGCCGACCGGTTCGCCGAGGGCATCGGCCTCGACGTGGTCTGCTTCGAGGCGCCCACGAAGTCGAGCCAGTTCGCGCTGCTCGACCACTTCGGCGCTGGCGTGCGGCTCTCCAACGTGCGCCTCGAGGAGCTGCTGCGCGTCGAGATCTACCGGCGCGGGCTGCACTCCGACGCCTTCGCCAACCCTCGCCTCCGCCCGCCCGCACCGGATGACGCCCGGCCGTAGCGTCCGCATCTCGTGCTTCCAGGATGGCGCCGCCGAACCGGTGGCGGCCGCTGCGACCGTCTGCATCGACGTGTTCCGGGCGACGACGACCGCCGTGACCGCAGTGGTGGCCGGCCGCCGCTGCTTCCCCGCCGGCTCGCTCGAGCAGGCCGTGCCGCTGGCCGCGGCGCTGCACCAGCCGCTGCTCGTCGGCGAGCTCGGCGGCAACATGCCCTATGGCTTCGACCTCCAGAACAGCCCCGCGGCCGTCGCCGAGCGCCCGGACGTGTGGCGCCCGGCGATCCTGCTCTCCACCTCGGGCACGCCGCTTCTCATCGCCGCCGCGCAGACAGGGAAGGCGTATGCCGCGTGCCTGCGCAACTGGACGGCTGCGGCCGACGGGGCCGCCGCCGCCTCGCCCCACGTCGAGGTCGTCGGCGCCGGCGCGCGCGGTGAGTTCCGCGAGGAGGACCAGATCTGCTGCGCCTGGATCGCCGAGCGGCTCGGAGCGGCCGGCCATGCGTTCGCCGATGCCGCCACGGCGGAGCTGGTCGAGCGCTGGAGCGGCCGCGGCGTCGAGGCGATCGCCGACGGGCACAGCGCGGCGTACCTGCGCGATACGGGTCAGGGGAGGGACATCGAGTTCGTCCTGGAGCATGTCGACGACGTCGCCTGCGCCTTCGTGATGTCCGCCGGCGAGCTCGTGGCCGTCACCGATCCCTCCGAT
Encoded proteins:
- a CDS encoding 2-phosphosulfolactate phosphatase, with the protein product MAAAATVCIDVFRATTTAVTAVVAGRRCFPAGSLEQAVPLAAALHQPLLVGELGGNMPYGFDLQNSPAAVAERPDVWRPAILLSTSGTPLLIAAAQTGKAYAACLRNWTAAADGAAAASPHVEVVGAGARGEFREEDQICCAWIAERLGAAGHAFADAATAELVERWSGRGVEAIADGHSAAYLRDTGQGRDIEFVLEHVDDVACAFVMSAGELVAVTDPSDAEDRGAGRKVLPA
- a CDS encoding phosphosulfolactate synthase, giving the protein MEHTKAGAAATGTTATERYLEQIGVPRMPALTSPFDPGYDPATLESHLEQSGHLISILKISMACWIVARESATRAKLAAARAHGVRTATGGGPFEVAVAQGRLAEYLDLCAGMGFDRIECGTGFTEMGLTPAGVVGMAAERGLEVQYEVGPKHGGGLRVDAVDPLIAEARTWLEAGAREIVVEARESAVAVGVFDADGRLGSDIADRFAEGIGLDVVCFEAPTKSSQFALLDHFGAGVRLSNVRLEELLRVEIYRRGLHSDAFANPRLRPPAPDDARP